The genomic interval AAACAATTTGGAGTACAACATAACATTCCTGTTCTCCAACCTTTAAAACTGAAGGACGCCGATTTTCAAAAAGAATTGAAAACACTGAATGCGGATGTCTTTGTAGTTGTAGCATTTAGAATGCTTCCTGCTGAAGTTTGGAAAATGCCTGCAAAAGGAACATTCAATCTACACGCTTCACTCCTTCCTGATTATAGAGGAGCAGCGCCAATCAACTGGACAATCATTAATGGCGATTCTGAAACAGGTTTGAGCACCTTCTTTATTGATGAAGAAATTGATACTGGGAATGTGATTCAGCAAATTCACATGCCTATCTCTGAAAACGAGTCTGCTGGTCAATTACACGATCGCATGATATTAGAAGGTGGGCGTTTAGTAGTAGAGAGCTTAAACAATATTGCTACTGACTCCGTGAAACCTATTCCTCAATCAGAATTTACGCATTCATTAAAAAGACCTGCTCCTAAATTATTCAAGGAGAATACAAAAATTGATTGGAA from Fluviicola taffensis DSM 16823 carries:
- the fmt gene encoding methionyl-tRNA formyltransferase; translated protein: MRNNLRIVFMGTPHFSVGILEAIQRAELNLVGIVTVADKPAGRGQLMHESPVKQFGVQHNIPVLQPLKLKDADFQKELKTLNADVFVVVAFRMLPAEVWKMPAKGTFNLHASLLPDYRGAAPINWTIINGDSETGLSTFFIDEEIDTGNVIQQIHMPISENESAGQLHDRMILEGGRLVVESLNNIATDSVKPIPQSEFTHSLKRPAPKLFKENTKIDWKANPATIHNLVRGLNPYPAAWTTWKNAKGESKNIKVFSTLISEELGAGTLQFTSTKTQLLVDTTGKKLEIVEFQVEGKKKMTAKEWLVGNNSADWTIEFN